A single genomic interval of Penaeus monodon isolate SGIC_2016 chromosome 30, NSTDA_Pmon_1, whole genome shotgun sequence harbors:
- the LOC119592346 gene encoding multiple coagulation factor deficiency protein 2 homolog — MSYRLPVIDNVYVDTKLVDSLSVNSPCILQQPQQAAQGHQPHQNQRVLHNPNLGKERDHIKEHLEVPIDTAGMSEQELQYHYFKMHDADNNNKLDGQELIKSLFHWHDSANHDPGKSASHPEAKLFTDDELVAMIDPILEQDDRNRDGYIDYPEFVQAQRNAAAASASTGTNNV; from the exons ATGTCTTACAGGTTGCCA GTTATTGATAATGTCTATGTAGAT ACAAAGCTTGTAGACAGTTTATCAGTTAACTCTCCCTGTATTTTACAGCAGCCGCAGCAGGCAGCTCAAGGCCACCAACCACACCAGAACCAGCGTGTGCTGCACAACCCTAACCTGGGCAAGGAGCGTGATCATATCAAAGAGCATCTTGAGGTGCCTATTGACACAGCAGGCATGTCTGAGCAGGAGCTGCAGTACCACTATTTCAAGATGCACGATGCTGACAACAACAATAAGCTTGACGGGCAGGAGCTGATCAAGTCGCTATTCCATTGGCATGACTCAGCCAACCATGACCCAGGCAAGTCCGCCAGCCACCCAGAGGCCAAGCTCTTCACTGATGATGAGCTTGTAGCCATGATTGATCCAATTCTTGAACAGGACGACCGCAATCGGGATGGATACATAGACTACCCAGAATTTGTGCAAGCACAGCGTAATGCAGCAGCTGCATCTGCATCAACAGGAACTAATAACGTGTAA